From Vigna unguiculata cultivar IT97K-499-35 chromosome 5, ASM411807v1, whole genome shotgun sequence, the proteins below share one genomic window:
- the LOC114185521 gene encoding uncharacterized protein At5g03900, chloroplastic — protein MASISTCITMIPSCGLRRPQSFTLSSLPKHPKQTIPFPCVQNPLIRGVSRRVLDSRVLVARPGGVVESEKVPSDVRKRTMEAVDGCGGRVTIGDVASRAGLNLNQAQKALQALAADTDGFLEVSEEGDVLYVFPKDYRSRLGAKSLRIKAEPLVEKAKAAVEYLIRVSFGTALIASIVIVYTTIIALLTSSRSDDDNRGRRGGRSYDSGVNFYFNPVDLFWYWDPYYYRRRRLQADDDKMNFIESVFSFVFGDGDPNQGIEEERWKLIGQYITSNGGVVAAEELAPYLDIDSTKGLKDDESYILPVLLRFDGQPDVDEEGNILYRFPSLQRTASQKSKRKEYVGRRWADWVGIDKFFQEKKWQFSKTGTSERAMVIGLGGLNLFGVIILGTMLKDMAVAPSSFIKFVADIFPLLQIYAASFFAIPLFRWFFIQKKNDDIEKRNTAREQCARVLELPDTSLRQKLFSARDMAQKTVIGKDQIVYSTDKDLLEQDYETRDWDKKFRELERSD, from the exons ATGGCGTCCATTTCGACGTGCATCACTATGATCCCCAGTTGTGGCCTCCGGCGGCCACAATCTTTCACTCTTTCGAGTTTGCCGAAGCACCCGAAGCAGACAATACCTTTCCCTTGCGTGCAAAACCCGTTGATTCGGGGAGTCTCGAGAAGGGTATTGGATTCTAGGGTTTTGGTGGCGAGGCCGGGAGGCGTAGTGGAAAGCGAGAAGGTGCCGTCGGATGTGAGGAAGCGAACGATGGAAGCGGTGGATGGATGCGGAGGGAGAGTGACCATTGGGGACGTGGCTAGCAGAGCTGGACTCAACTTGAATCAAGCTCAGAAGGCTCTTCAAGCTCTTGCCGCTGACACAGATGGTTTCTTAGAG GTTTCTGAGGAAGGTGACGTTCTCTATGTATTTCCAAAAGATTATAGATCAAGGCTTGGTGCCAAGTCGCTTAGGATTAAAGCTGAACCCCTTGTTGAAAAGGCCAAG GCCGCAGTAGAATACTTGATAAGGGTATCTTTTGGGACAGCGCTTATTGCATCCATTGTTATTGTTTACACTACGATAATTGCTCTTTTAACTAGCAGTAGAAG TGATGATGATAATCGAGGAAGGCGTGGAGGCAGGTCATATGATTCAGGAGTTAATTTCTACTTTAACCCTGTTGATTTGTTCTG GTACTGGGATCCATATTATTATAGGAGACGAAGGCTACAAGCTGATGATGACAAGATGAACTTCATTGAGTCG gTCTTCTCCTTTGTATTTGGAGATGGTGATCCTAATCAAGGAATTGAAGAAGAGAGATGGAAGTTG ATTGGGCAATACATAACATCCAATGGTGGTGTTGTTGCAGCTGAAGAACTTGCTCCATATCTTGACATAGATTCTACCAAGGGACTTAAg GATGATGAATCCTATATCTTACCTGTGCTTTTACGATTTGATGGTCAGCCTGATGTTGACGAGGAG GGAAATATTCTGTATAGGTTTCCATCTCTGCAGAGGACAGCTTCTCAAAAGAGTAAGAGGAAAGAATATGTTGGAAGGAGATGGGCAGATTGGGTTGGAATTGATAAGTTTTTCCAAGAGAAAAAATGGCAATTCAG TAAAACTGGCACGTCTGAGAGAGCAATGGTCATTGGCCTAGGTGGCCTTAATCTGTTTGGAGTCATTATTCTCGGAACCATGTTGAA AGATATGGCAGTTGCACCCAGTAGCTTCATTAAATTTGTAGCCGACATATTTCCTCTTCTTCAG ATTTATGCTGCTTCTTTCTTTGCAATTCCTCTTTTCCGGTGGTTTTTTATTCAGAAAAAGAATGATGATATTGAAAAGAGAAATACAGCTAGGGAGCAGTGTGCACGAGTTCTTGAATTACCAGACACTTCACTAAGGCAGAAG CTTTTCAGTGCACGGGACATGGCCCAGAAGACAGTCATAGGAAAGGATCAAATTGTGTATAGCACTGACAAGGACTTACTTGAACAAGATTACGAAACTCGTGACTGGGATAAAAAATTTCGGGAGCTTGAGAGGTCCGATTAG